The Methanococcus voltae genome has a window encoding:
- a CDS encoding universal stress protein — protein MQYKKILVPTDGSDVSLEAIEHAVAIAKTTGAEIFGVYVLDTTPYTEIPADGLWSNLKEILEEEGDNALHLVAKAARKYDVAFKNQVLEGNPEKEIVEFADKINADLIVMGTTGKTGFDRLLLGSVAERVLKHTKCPVLLVKQKE, from the coding sequence ATGCAATACAAAAAGATATTAGTACCAACAGATGGTTCCGATGTATCTCTTGAAGCAATTGAACATGCGGTAGCAATAGCTAAAACTACAGGTGCTGAAATATTCGGGGTTTATGTGTTAGACACTACACCTTATACGGAAATACCTGCTGACGGATTATGGAGTAATTTAAAAGAGATACTCGAAGAAGAAGGAGACAACGCATTGCATCTTGTTGCAAAAGCTGCAAGAAAATATGATGTAGCATTTAAAAACCAAGTTTTAGAAGGAAATCCGGAAAAAGAAATCGTTGAATTTGCTGATAAAATTAACGCTGACCTTATTGTAATGGGTACAACAGGTAAAACTGGATTTGATAGACTTTTATTAGGTAGTGTTGCTGAAAGAGTTTTAAAACATACAAAATGCCCAGTTTTACTCGTTAAACAAAAAGAATAA
- a CDS encoding alkaline phosphatase family protein: MKAIVILLDGVADRPSNDLGGKTPLQYANIPNLDKFAKNSLTGLMCPQKIGVPLGTEVAHFLLWGYEINQFPGRGVIEALGEDLDLKTDSIYLRATLGHVEYTEEENGYMVLDRRTKDINNQEISELLKSISNIEIDGYLFKIHHMQGIHSILEISKLNNTNNKTNKSNKTNKSNKSNKSNNNINNNIPNLDKFDEYKSNLTLELTYDEFCSLKNGLNCENNVISSKISDSDPFYRNRHVIKVKPVIELIETFEEYQNALNVSKALNKYLIACNDILESKKINMERKSTNKSLANFLLTKWAGSYKKIPSFKEKWGLNGVIIANSSLFKGLARLLRMDYYDEKDFKKALKLGLKFKNNNYDSIHNNNNNNNSNYDFIHIHTKEPDEAGHTKNPFNKVNVLEKLDNDLKIIMDEINQETENNNKNLYIITGDHATPSTGNLIHSGELVPIAIYGNSVGSDNTNAFNEIELSKGYYRINSNDIMNLILNYTDKALLYGLRPNGELKKYIPKDYELEFLKKEK, from the coding sequence ATGAAAGCAATCGTTATATTACTTGACGGCGTTGCAGATAGACCTTCCAACGATTTGGGTGGTAAAACGCCTTTACAGTATGCAAATATTCCCAATTTGGATAAATTTGCAAAAAATTCTCTAACTGGTTTAATGTGCCCTCAAAAAATAGGGGTACCTTTGGGGACGGAAGTAGCTCATTTTTTACTTTGGGGCTATGAAATCAATCAGTTCCCTGGAAGAGGCGTGATAGAGGCGTTAGGTGAAGATTTAGACTTAAAAACTGATTCGATATATTTAAGAGCTACTTTAGGACATGTAGAATATACTGAAGAAGAAAACGGATATATGGTTCTAGATAGGCGAACAAAAGACATAAACAATCAAGAAATTTCAGAGTTATTAAAATCTATTTCCAATATTGAAATAGACGGTTATTTGTTTAAAATACATCATATGCAGGGTATACATAGTATTTTAGAAATTTCAAAGTTAAATAATACCAATAATAAAACTAATAAATCTAATAAAACTAATAAATCTAATAAATCTAATAAATCTAATAACAATATTAATAATAATATTCCCAATTTGGATAAATTTGACGAATATAAATCTAATTTAACGCTAGAATTAACATATGATGAATTTTGTAGTTTAAAAAATGGTTTAAACTGTGAAAACAATGTTATATCATCTAAAATTTCAGATAGTGATCCATTTTATAGGAATAGACACGTTATAAAGGTTAAACCAGTCATTGAGTTGATAGAAACCTTTGAGGAATATCAGAATGCTTTAAATGTATCAAAGGCATTAAATAAATATTTAATAGCTTGTAATGATATTTTAGAGTCCAAAAAAATAAATATGGAGCGTAAAAGTACTAATAAATCTCTTGCAAACTTTTTATTAACAAAATGGGCAGGTAGCTATAAAAAAATCCCTTCTTTTAAAGAAAAATGGGGTTTAAACGGTGTAATAATTGCAAATAGTAGTCTTTTTAAAGGTTTGGCTAGATTACTAAGAATGGATTATTATGATGAAAAAGATTTTAAAAAGGCTCTTAAATTAGGGTTAAAATTTAAAAATAATAATTATGATAGTATCCATAATAATAATAATAATAATAATTCAAACTATGATTTTATACATATCCATACAAAAGAGCCTGATGAAGCAGGGCATACAAAAAACCCTTTTAATAAAGTAAACGTCTTAGAAAAGTTGGATAACGATTTAAAGATTATAATGGATGAAATTAACCAAGAAACAGAAAATAATAATAAAAATTTATATATAATCACCGGAGACCATGCTACGCCTTCAACCGGTAATTTAATACACTCTGGGGAATTGGTACCGATTGCAATATATGGCAATAGCGTAGGTAGTGATAATACAAACGCATTTAATGAAATAGAACTTTCAAAAGGATATTATAGAATAAATTCAAACGACATAATGAATTTAATATTAAATTACACCGATAAAGCGTTATTATATGGATTAAGACCAAATGGTGAATTAAAAAAATATATTCCAAAAGATTATGAATTAGAATTCTTAAAAAAAGAGAAGTAA
- the topA gene encoding DNA topoisomerase I — protein sequence MTGLIICEKPNVAKKIADALGKPKKKSQNKVPYYEVDKQGKTYYVASAVGHLYTLIEKNKTKFGDYPTYDIDWAPASTVEGKEYVQKYINVLKKLSKEANEYYVATDWDIEGELIGYHALHYACGQDIAKRMRFSSLTKKEIVKSFENTDGIDFGLVDAGDSRHKIDWFFGINISRALMQAISSAKRWKTMSTGRVQGPALAFLVEKELEIQKFVPVPYWVINANLINNNGNSVSADEEAPLIATHEIDKFWDEEEANKAYGNVEGQKEAIVEEIKKNKKKIKPYPPFDLGTLQREAHNAFRYSPKRTQEIAQKLYEKGYCSYPRTSSQKLPKDAEYMKEVLNKLLKSKEYGKYASEILEKNLKPMEGKKDDPAHPAIHPVDVPKEALPDDEQKLYNLIARRALAAFWDDAEREYSKVTLDINGEKFKLSGSRTTHEGWHEIYYFTKFDENELPEMKKGTVLSIESTEKLSKETKPPKRYTMASIIKELETRQLGTKATRADILEKLTKRGYVIEDGSLSVTELGIGVIETLKKYCPEIVEETLTRDLEDKLEKIQDHKIKKEQVIEETKVKLSQILDEFRKKEKEIGNELVDKIDSTNRSLQIIGKCKCEGDLIIIKYKGKSRFVGCSNYPNCEITYPLPQKGAIKIPNKVCEVCGLPMINYMGKDLCVNIECSSRISEEDKKLLEKIENEKEDEKKCPKCDGVLTIKRGAFGVFRGCSNYPECKYTENLKGESNEKEVVGKCPKCGSDLVKRKGRFGEFIGCSNYPKCRHTEKIKKEGEEDTVEKKETKKATTKKTTAKKTATKTTKTTKPTAKKTATKKTTAKKADSKTTTKAKKATTKKKE from the coding sequence ATGACAGGACTTATAATTTGCGAAAAGCCAAATGTGGCAAAAAAGATAGCTGACGCCTTGGGGAAACCTAAAAAGAAATCACAAAACAAAGTTCCTTACTACGAAGTAGATAAACAGGGCAAAACTTATTATGTAGCGTCAGCTGTAGGTCATTTATACACGCTTATAGAAAAAAATAAAACCAAATTCGGCGACTATCCAACTTACGATATTGATTGGGCACCTGCTTCAACCGTTGAAGGTAAAGAATACGTTCAGAAATACATAAATGTGTTAAAAAAGCTTTCAAAAGAAGCTAATGAATACTATGTAGCTACGGACTGGGATATCGAAGGGGAATTAATCGGTTACCACGCTTTACATTATGCTTGCGGTCAAGATATCGCAAAAAGAATGAGATTTTCAAGTTTAACGAAAAAAGAAATCGTAAAATCTTTTGAAAATACTGACGGCATTGATTTTGGATTAGTTGATGCGGGAGACAGTAGACACAAAATAGACTGGTTTTTCGGCATTAACATCTCGAGAGCATTAATGCAAGCAATTAGCTCCGCTAAAAGATGGAAAACGATGAGTACGGGTAGAGTACAAGGTCCTGCACTTGCTTTTTTAGTTGAAAAGGAACTTGAAATACAAAAGTTTGTACCAGTCCCTTATTGGGTAATTAATGCTAACCTCATAAATAATAATGGAAACAGCGTAAGCGCTGATGAAGAAGCACCACTCATTGCTACACACGAAATAGATAAATTTTGGGATGAAGAAGAAGCAAATAAAGCATATGGCAATGTAGAAGGTCAAAAAGAAGCTATTGTAGAAGAAATCAAGAAAAATAAAAAGAAGATAAAACCTTATCCTCCGTTTGATTTAGGTACTCTACAAAGAGAAGCACACAATGCTTTTAGATATTCTCCAAAAAGAACACAGGAAATAGCTCAAAAGTTGTATGAAAAAGGTTATTGTTCATACCCGAGAACTAGCTCCCAAAAATTACCTAAAGATGCAGAATATATGAAGGAAGTTTTGAATAAGCTATTAAAAAGTAAGGAATACGGAAAATACGCTTCAGAAATTCTTGAAAAGAACTTGAAACCTATGGAAGGTAAAAAGGATGATCCTGCACACCCTGCAATTCACCCGGTAGATGTTCCTAAAGAAGCATTACCCGATGATGAACAAAAATTGTACAATTTAATTGCAAGAAGGGCACTTGCTGCATTCTGGGATGACGCAGAACGTGAATATTCAAAAGTAACCTTAGATATAAACGGCGAGAAGTTTAAATTAAGCGGTTCACGTACCACACACGAAGGCTGGCACGAAATCTATTACTTTACGAAATTTGATGAGAATGAACTTCCCGAAATGAAAAAAGGTACTGTATTATCCATAGAAAGTACGGAAAAACTTTCAAAAGAGACCAAACCACCTAAACGTTACACCATGGCCTCAATTATCAAAGAACTTGAAACAAGACAATTAGGTACTAAAGCTACAAGAGCCGATATTTTGGAAAAACTTACCAAAAGAGGCTACGTTATTGAAGACGGCTCCCTTAGTGTTACTGAATTAGGTATTGGGGTTATAGAAACTCTTAAAAAATACTGTCCTGAAATCGTAGAGGAAACACTTACTAGAGATTTAGAAGATAAGCTAGAAAAGATACAAGACCATAAAATAAAAAAAGAACAAGTTATTGAAGAAACTAAGGTAAAACTATCTCAAATTCTCGATGAATTTAGGAAAAAAGAGAAAGAAATAGGTAATGAACTTGTAGATAAAATCGATTCTACAAATAGGTCATTGCAAATTATTGGTAAATGTAAATGTGAGGGGGACCTCATAATTATTAAATATAAGGGCAAAAGCAGATTTGTAGGCTGTTCAAATTATCCAAACTGTGAGATTACATACCCACTTCCTCAAAAAGGAGCTATAAAAATACCAAATAAAGTTTGTGAAGTTTGTGGGCTCCCGATGATAAATTACATGGGCAAGGATTTATGTGTTAATATAGAATGTAGTTCGAGAATTTCAGAGGAAGATAAGAAATTACTTGAAAAAATTGAGAATGAAAAAGAAGATGAAAAGAAATGCCCTAAATGTGATGGGGTTTTAACCATTAAAAGAGGAGCTTTCGGCGTATTTAGGGGTTGTTCAAACTATCCGGAATGTAAATACACAGAAAACTTAAAAGGCGAATCCAATGAAAAAGAAGTAGTTGGAAAATGTCCTAAATGTGGTAGCGATTTAGTTAAGCGTAAAGGTAGATTTGGGGAATTTATCGGCTGTTCAAATTACCCGAAATGTAGGCACACTGAAAAAATCAAAAAGGAAGGGGAAGAAGATACAGTAGAAAAAAAGGAAACGAAGAAGGCTACTACTAAGAAAACAACCGCGAAAAAGACTGCTACTAAAACCACCAAAACTACAAAGCCTACAGCTAAAAAAACTGCTACTAAAAAGACTACAGCTAAAAAAGCAGATTCTAAAACCACTACAAAAGCAAAGAAAGCTACTACTAAGAAAAAAGAATAA
- a CDS encoding right-handed parallel beta-helix repeat-containing protein, which yields MKKYIIIMVILTLFSLSMSSGEQYLSQADFNGGTYTISTPGTYILSENISFNEVNAIYIEVNNVIIDGNGHQIMGNRVNDFGISTNNPGYLSNITIKNTILKAFDRGIRLARANNSIIDNVFIIGATISIDSIACDYTVNNSLLLSATQQGIDSDYDNITVENTNMSTTQYGIFTGGSRMSVKNCNFRDTLSTSIYHLRGKELNVTNCTFNISYLAIRAQNGNKFLLEDSIIEDSDAGAIYLYETHNFICRNNVMKNIRRPISTFHIFQNVNNEWIEIGNYHYNSNYEIYDFDIIPQKEIKLKIIPVNTPFSDIEKVSYDLYDSENNLNDELSSDYAKSYDIINKIEEYNTEENLLNVYDSSNELTNETDILEDVKFDDNNVAVTSGKEVHMGINLTDEQLANSPKIKLSMKANEYGHGVPVNYPILNQFVDFNTQAGTLTVDGVIDEVNGMDTEYKINWVSTSGHPDAENYLYILEDESYYYIAFDVASDNTNEYGKDFVEFDFKTDSNVSSYRIDDYNTKYGLGGFQLTPKVTYKHQVYEVKIPKSEFSEPITGFRLRYYGTESSFPSVIHLAGCINATIENNSIHDNEVEGITLIGALDSCIDNTISKNRIWNNKYLGINLYEDFDFIGKVTPNTGTLSSSIPNRGVDFPIMEYANLTDDELKISGYIGVNNGSSVFANAKVEVFFVKNSEVGDNLVGNEDNGNYYGEGYFYIGDIIADENGNFEKTFNVSTMPYAFNNTTMLSATTTFERCTSEFGKNINVTIVVPEPEPTPEPEPEPTPSSGGSGAGTIYKAQAREGTSEGFTS from the coding sequence ATGAAAAAATATATAATTATTATGGTAATTTTAACCTTGTTTTCTCTAAGTATGTCAAGCGGGGAGCAATATCTTAGCCAAGCTGACTTTAATGGGGGTACATATACAATATCTACTCCTGGTACGTACATACTTAGTGAAAATATAAGTTTTAATGAGGTTAATGCAATATATATTGAAGTAAACAATGTTATCATAGATGGCAATGGTCATCAAATAATGGGTAATAGGGTAAACGACTTTGGGATTTCTACCAATAATCCAGGTTATTTAAGTAACATCACTATTAAAAACACCATACTCAAAGCGTTTGATCGAGGTATTAGATTAGCTCGTGCTAATAATTCTATAATAGACAATGTTTTCATAATTGGTGCAACTATATCTATAGACTCTATAGCTTGTGATTACACCGTTAACAATTCTTTATTGCTTAGTGCTACACAACAGGGTATAGATTCAGATTATGACAATATCACAGTTGAAAATACAAATATGTCTACAACACAATATGGTATTTTTACAGGTGGGTCACGTATGTCAGTTAAAAACTGTAATTTTAGAGATACTCTTTCAACTTCAATTTACCACCTTAGGGGTAAAGAACTCAATGTAACGAATTGTACATTCAATATTTCATATCTTGCTATTAGGGCACAGAATGGTAATAAATTCCTTTTGGAAGATAGTATAATTGAAGATAGTGACGCTGGAGCAATATATCTCTACGAAACACATAATTTCATATGCAGAAATAACGTAATGAAAAATATTAGAAGACCAATAAGTACATTCCACATATTCCAAAATGTAAATAACGAATGGATAGAAATAGGTAATTATCACTATAATTCTAATTATGAAATTTATGACTTTGACATAATTCCTCAAAAGGAAATAAAATTAAAAATTATTCCTGTAAATACGCCATTTTCAGATATTGAAAAAGTTTCATATGATTTATATGATTCAGAAAATAATTTGAATGATGAATTATCATCTGATTATGCAAAATCATACGATATCATAAATAAAATAGAAGAATACAATACTGAAGAAAATTTATTAAATGTATATGATTCGTCAAATGAATTAACAAATGAAACAGATATATTAGAAGATGTAAAATTTGACGATAATAACGTTGCAGTAACAAGTGGAAAAGAAGTACACATGGGCATAAATTTAACAGATGAACAATTGGCAAACAGCCCAAAAATAAAATTGTCAATGAAAGCTAATGAATATGGTCACGGTGTACCAGTTAACTATCCGATATTAAATCAATTCGTAGATTTCAATACACAGGCAGGTACTTTAACCGTTGATGGAGTAATAGACGAAGTAAACGGTATGGATACAGAATACAAAATTAACTGGGTATCAACAAGTGGACACCCTGATGCAGAAAACTACCTTTACATATTGGAAGACGAATCTTACTACTACATAGCATTCGATGTCGCTTCGGATAACACAAATGAATACGGCAAAGATTTCGTTGAGTTTGATTTTAAAACTGATAGCAATGTATCATCATACAGAATTGATGATTATAATACAAAATATGGATTGGGCGGATTCCAACTAACACCTAAAGTAACATACAAACACCAGGTTTATGAAGTAAAAATACCAAAATCAGAATTTTCAGAGCCAATAACCGGCTTTAGATTGAGATATTACGGTACTGAATCTTCATTCCCTTCAGTAATACATTTAGCAGGCTGTATAAATGCAACAATTGAAAATAATAGCATACATGACAATGAAGTTGAAGGTATTACTTTAATAGGTGCTTTGGATAGTTGTATAGACAATACAATATCTAAAAATAGAATATGGAACAATAAATACTTAGGGATTAATTTATATGAAGATTTTGATTTTATTGGAAAAGTAACTCCTAATACTGGAACATTAAGTAGTTCAATACCTAATAGAGGTGTTGATTTCCCTATTATGGAGTATGCAAATTTAACAGACGATGAACTTAAAATCTCAGGATATATCGGAGTTAATAACGGTAGTTCAGTCTTTGCCAACGCAAAAGTTGAAGTTTTCTTTGTGAAAAATTCAGAAGTTGGAGATAATTTAGTAGGTAATGAAGATAATGGAAATTATTACGGGGAAGGTTATTTCTACATTGGAGATATCATTGCGGATGAGAATGGAAACTTTGAAAAAACCTTCAATGTTTCAACAATGCCATATGCCTTCAATAATACAACAATGTTATCTGCTACAACTACATTCGAAAGATGTACTTCAGAATTTGGTAAAAATATAAATGTTACAATAGTGGTGCCTGAACCAGAACCTACCCCTGAGCCCGAACCTGAACCAACACCATCGAGTGGAGGAAGTGGGGCAGGAACAATATATAAAGCTCAAGCAAGAGAGGGTACTTCAGAAGGATTCACTTCACA